Proteins from a genomic interval of Ferrovibrio terrae:
- a CDS encoding aspartate aminotransferase family protein — translation MTSRILHRSITHSYPVAVGGEGIRIIDSNGKQYIDASGGAAVSCLGHGHPDITRAMHEQADKLAFAHTSFFTTEPAERLADELIAHAPKGISHVYYVSGGSEAIEAALKMARQYHVERGEPQRKHFIARRQSYHGNTVGALSVGGNAWRRQQFAPMLIEAHHIAPCFEYRDRRPDETPEAYGTRTADELEAKILELGKDSVIAFVAEPVVGATLGAVTAAPGYFKRIREICDKYGVLLILDEVMCGMGRTGTLHAVEQEGISPDIMTIAKGLGGGYQPIGAILLGQHIFDSFKNGSGFFQHGHTYLGHPMACAAALAVQEVIKRDKLLDNVQAMGAHLMDRLQDRFGNHRHVGDIRGRGLFQAIELVQDRASKATFDPAKKLNARIKQEAMALGLMCYPMGGTIDGKHGDHVLLAPPFICTKSDIDLIVEKLGEAVDISLKSVA, via the coding sequence ATGACAAGCCGCATCCTGCATCGCTCGATCACCCACAGCTATCCGGTCGCCGTCGGCGGCGAAGGCATCCGCATCATCGATTCCAACGGGAAGCAGTATATCGACGCCTCGGGCGGTGCTGCGGTGAGCTGTCTCGGCCACGGCCATCCCGACATCACACGCGCCATGCATGAGCAGGCCGACAAGCTGGCGTTTGCCCATACCAGCTTCTTCACCACCGAGCCGGCGGAACGTCTCGCCGACGAGCTGATCGCCCATGCGCCCAAGGGCATCAGCCATGTCTACTACGTCTCTGGCGGGTCTGAAGCCATCGAAGCCGCACTGAAGATGGCGCGGCAGTATCATGTCGAGCGCGGCGAGCCGCAGCGCAAGCATTTCATCGCCCGCCGCCAGAGCTATCACGGCAACACGGTGGGTGCATTGTCGGTCGGCGGCAATGCCTGGCGCCGCCAGCAATTCGCCCCGATGCTGATCGAGGCGCATCATATCGCGCCCTGCTTCGAATACCGCGACCGCCGCCCCGACGAGACGCCAGAAGCCTATGGCACGCGCACCGCCGACGAGCTGGAAGCCAAGATCCTCGAACTCGGCAAGGACAGTGTGATCGCTTTCGTCGCCGAACCGGTGGTGGGCGCGACGCTGGGCGCGGTGACGGCCGCGCCGGGCTATTTCAAACGCATCCGCGAAATCTGCGACAAATACGGCGTGCTGCTGATCCTTGATGAGGTGATGTGCGGCATGGGCCGCACCGGCACGCTGCATGCCGTCGAGCAGGAAGGCATTTCGCCCGATATCATGACCATCGCCAAGGGCCTGGGCGGCGGCTACCAGCCGATCGGCGCCATCCTGCTGGGCCAGCATATTTTCGACTCCTTCAAGAACGGCTCCGGCTTCTTCCAGCATGGCCATACCTATCTTGGCCATCCCATGGCCTGTGCCGCAGCGCTCGCCGTGCAGGAGGTGATCAAGCGCGACAAGCTGCTCGACAACGTGCAGGCGATGGGCGCGCATCTGATGGACCGCCTGCAGGATCGCTTCGGCAATCATCGCCATGTCGGCGACATCCGTGGCCGCGGCCTGTTCCAGGCCATCGAACTGGTGCAGGATCGCGCCAGCAAGGCCACCTTCGATCCGGCCAAAAAACTGAATGCCCGCATCAAGCAGGAAGCCATGGCTCTCGGCCTGATGTGCTATCCGATGGGCGGCACCATCGACGGCAAGCATGGCGACCATGTGCTGCTCGCCCCGCCTTTCATCTGCACCAAATCAGATATCGACCTGATCGTGGAAAAGCTCGGCGAGGCCGTCGATATTTCGCTGAAGAGTGTTGCCTGA
- a CDS encoding MurR/RpiR family transcriptional regulator: MSDRIAQAFPSLPPQLQAAARFVLEHPDDVALLSMREQARRAGVPPVTMTRLARQLGFADYAAFRDLQATALRRPSHTAEFSHRAGRLQQRKAQSGDGALATQIGWATAEHIAGSHDEAGTAALIAAATLIETARKVYFLGLRSCHAVAFHAQYVHGLFRDNGVLLDGAGDTGFDALRHAGPGDVLVVISVEPYTTAAVERTAYAARLGMEVVAITDSRVSPVAALAQASILVPTDTPSFFHAITPAFAAAETLIALVAARSGEQALNAIRNAEHQLDAFSTYWSRRPQRRKPKA; this comes from the coding sequence TTGAGCGACCGTATCGCCCAGGCCTTTCCCAGCCTGCCGCCGCAACTGCAGGCGGCCGCCCGTTTCGTGCTGGAGCATCCGGACGATGTGGCTCTGCTGTCGATGCGCGAGCAGGCGCGCCGCGCCGGCGTACCGCCGGTGACGATGACACGACTGGCGCGGCAACTGGGCTTCGCCGATTACGCTGCCTTCCGCGACCTGCAGGCCACGGCATTGCGTCGACCCAGCCATACGGCTGAATTCAGCCACCGCGCCGGCCGACTGCAGCAGCGCAAGGCGCAGAGCGGCGATGGCGCGCTGGCGACACAGATTGGCTGGGCTACCGCCGAGCATATCGCCGGTAGCCATGACGAAGCGGGCACTGCCGCGCTGATCGCAGCCGCGACGCTCATCGAAACGGCCCGCAAAGTGTATTTCCTGGGCCTGCGCTCCTGCCATGCCGTCGCCTTCCACGCACAATATGTGCATGGCCTGTTTCGCGACAATGGCGTGCTGCTGGATGGCGCCGGTGACACCGGTTTCGACGCGCTGCGCCACGCCGGTCCGGGCGACGTGCTGGTGGTGATCAGTGTCGAGCCCTATACCACGGCGGCAGTCGAGCGTACGGCTTATGCCGCCAGGCTCGGCATGGAGGTGGTAGCCATCACCGACAGCCGCGTGTCGCCGGTGGCAGCCCTTGCCCAGGCCAGCATTCTGGTACCGACCGACACGCCCTCATTCTTCCATGCCATCACGCCGGCCTTTGCCGCCGCCGAAACGCTGATCGCGCTGGTGGCTGCGCGTAGCGGCGAGCAGGCACTGAACGCCATCCGCAATGCCGAGCACCAGCTCGACGCCTTTTCCACCTACTGGTCCCGTCGCCCGCAGCGCAGAAAGCCGAAAGCATGA
- a CDS encoding LysR family transcriptional regulator: MQLRHLEVFHAIMLTGTITAAAKLLNISQPAATRLLLRAEDQLGYKLFDRVRGRLLPTREGQVLHAESERIISGLDNLRKLSRNLGAATSGHLRIAAAPALCVDLIPLAITRFRQKHADVSFEVESRQYADLLRVVLNHEVDLGVGFDIQSHPGLDIQTLAPAQFYGIFPKSMGTQLPAAVKIEWFRKHPFIGLRSDDPLGAAFSAAVKLSGVDLQPIVEVKTNQIALALVSRGAGVAIVDQYTAASLNPDLVVARPLSPRIDFTVQTLRAKHQPASVLARKFSATLALTEKTISGVLGPTDKTYRA; this comes from the coding sequence ATGCAACTGCGCCACCTTGAAGTCTTTCACGCCATCATGCTCACCGGCACGATCACGGCGGCGGCAAAACTGCTCAACATCTCGCAGCCGGCGGCAACGCGCCTGCTGCTGCGCGCGGAAGACCAGCTCGGCTACAAGCTGTTTGACCGCGTGCGCGGCCGCCTGCTGCCGACGCGCGAGGGTCAGGTGCTGCATGCCGAGAGCGAGCGCATCATCAGCGGACTGGACAACCTGCGCAAACTCTCGCGCAACCTGGGCGCCGCTACCAGCGGACATCTGCGCATCGCTGCCGCACCGGCTTTGTGCGTCGACCTGATCCCGCTGGCGATCACACGCTTCCGGCAGAAACATGCCGATGTCAGTTTCGAGGTCGAAAGCCGGCAATATGCTGATCTGCTTCGCGTGGTGCTGAATCACGAGGTCGATCTCGGCGTCGGCTTCGACATCCAGTCTCATCCCGGCCTCGACATCCAGACGCTGGCACCCGCGCAATTCTACGGCATCTTCCCGAAATCGATGGGAACGCAACTGCCGGCAGCGGTGAAAATCGAATGGTTCCGCAAACATCCCTTTATCGGCCTGCGCAGCGACGATCCGCTCGGTGCCGCCTTCAGCGCCGCGGTGAAACTCTCGGGGGTCGACCTGCAGCCGATCGTCGAGGTCAAGACCAACCAGATCGCCCTGGCGCTGGTCTCGCGCGGCGCGGGCGTGGCGATCGTGGACCAGTATACCGCCGCATCGCTCAACCCGGACCTGGTCGTGGCCCGTCCGCTGTCGCCGCGAATCGATTTCACCGTGCAGACCCTGCGCGCAAAACACCAGCCCGCATCGGTTTTAGCGCGGAAATTCAGCGCTACTCTGGCACTGACCGAGAAAACCATCTCCGGCGTGCTGGGCCCGACGGACAAGACCTATCGGGCTTGA
- a CDS encoding D-amino acid dehydrogenase — MNIVVIGSGVVGMTTAWRLARDGHSVTIVDRASTTAQGASHANGAQLSYSYVAPLASPGVWFDLPKYLFGRNTPMRFRPTFDLFQYRWLLKFMAACTREQAFATTDRLLRLAYLSRAVLHGAEDIRSLDFAWSKAGKLVVQGSAASLEAARAQVEYQSRRGSVQEVLDRDACLRLEPALNGIAHRIVGGVYTADEEAADPYRLCQGIESLLSGGNGGVKFVYGAKVRRLLRSGRRLLGVETAAGEVLEADAYVLAAGVASRRLGLTAGLDLPIYPIKGYSLSLPIANDDAAPRVSITDTDYKVVYARLGEKLRVAGMADIVGNDDSIDPRRLGQLVAQARETFPQASTWQQMEPWTGLRPATPKGLPILNASGIDNLLLNVGHGALGFTLAFGSAEVIAAALAGRPSPVPEADFALSAA; from the coding sequence ATGAATATCGTGGTGATCGGATCTGGCGTGGTGGGCATGACGACCGCCTGGCGTCTCGCGCGCGACGGCCACAGCGTCACCATCGTCGATCGCGCATCCACCACTGCGCAGGGTGCCAGCCACGCCAATGGCGCGCAGTTGAGCTATTCCTATGTGGCGCCGCTGGCCAGTCCCGGCGTCTGGTTTGATCTGCCGAAATACCTGTTCGGGCGCAACACGCCGATGCGCTTCCGCCCCACCTTCGATCTGTTCCAGTATCGCTGGCTGCTGAAATTCATGGCGGCCTGCACGCGCGAACAGGCCTTCGCCACTACTGACAGGCTGCTGCGCCTGGCCTATCTGAGCCGCGCCGTGCTGCATGGCGCAGAGGATATCCGCAGCCTCGATTTCGCCTGGAGCAAGGCGGGCAAGCTGGTGGTGCAGGGCAGTGCGGCCAGCCTTGAGGCCGCGCGGGCACAGGTGGAGTATCAGAGCCGGCGCGGCAGCGTGCAGGAGGTGCTGGACCGCGACGCCTGCCTGCGGCTGGAGCCGGCGCTGAACGGCATCGCACATCGCATAGTCGGCGGCGTATATACGGCCGATGAGGAAGCTGCTGATCCGTACCGCCTTTGTCAGGGCATCGAAAGCCTGCTGTCAGGCGGCAACGGCGGTGTGAAATTCGTCTATGGCGCCAAGGTGCGGCGCCTGCTGCGCAGCGGCCGGCGTCTGCTCGGTGTGGAAACCGCCGCTGGCGAGGTGCTGGAGGCCGATGCCTATGTGCTGGCGGCCGGCGTCGCCAGTCGGCGGCTCGGACTCACGGCCGGCCTCGATCTGCCGATCTATCCGATCAAGGGCTACAGCCTGTCGCTGCCAATCGCCAATGACGATGCCGCGCCGCGCGTCTCGATCACTGACACGGACTACAAGGTGGTCTATGCGCGGCTGGGCGAAAAGCTGCGCGTTGCCGGCATGGCCGATATCGTCGGCAACGATGACAGCATCGATCCGCGCCGGCTGGGCCAGCTCGTAGCGCAGGCGCGCGAAACGTTTCCGCAGGCTTCGACCTGGCAGCAGATGGAGCCCTGGACGGGTTTGCGTCCGGCCACGCCCAAGGGCCTGCCGATCCTCAATGCCAGCGGAATCGACAACCTGCTGCTCAATGTCGGCCATGGCGCGCTCGGCTTCACGCTGGCGTTCGGGTCTGCCGAAGTGATCGCGGCGGCACTTGCCGGCCGGCCGTCGCCGGTGCCGGAAGCGGATTTCGCGCTGAGTGCTGCCTGA
- a CDS encoding LysR family transcriptional regulator produces the protein MADLRNLETFVWVAHLGGFRAAADKLNTTQPAVSQRIAQLESELGVKLFDREPRGIALTSKGNELLPYAERMLQLHADLLHAAREKKAMRGIVRLGVAETIVHTWLSKLIERMHTVYPALTLEIEVDVSPLLRERLLAHQLDIAFVLGPISEPRMKNVALSSYPLAWVASPSLDLGAEPVPLSTLARWPIITYPRNTRPYIAIREMMTRHDMPALRMYGNASLSTIVRMTLDGIGISAIPPLIIRRELTEKRLRVVKAEQNLPDLNFHACYPVKPDSYLAEAVTEIAREMAQAEARRREKRQK, from the coding sequence ATGGCCGATCTGCGCAATCTCGAAACTTTCGTCTGGGTCGCCCATCTCGGCGGCTTCCGCGCCGCCGCCGACAAGCTCAACACCACGCAGCCGGCCGTGTCGCAGCGTATCGCGCAGCTCGAGTCCGAACTCGGCGTGAAACTCTTCGATCGCGAGCCGCGCGGTATCGCGCTCACCTCGAAGGGCAATGAATTGCTGCCCTATGCCGAACGCATGCTGCAATTGCATGCCGACCTGCTGCATGCAGCGCGCGAGAAGAAGGCGATGCGTGGCATCGTGCGCCTCGGCGTGGCCGAAACCATTGTGCATACCTGGCTGTCGAAACTGATCGAGCGCATGCACACGGTCTATCCGGCGCTGACACTGGAAATCGAAGTTGATGTTTCGCCACTGCTGCGCGAACGCCTGCTGGCGCATCAGCTCGATATCGCTTTCGTGCTGGGTCCGATCAGCGAACCACGTATGAAAAATGTGGCTTTATCCAGCTATCCACTGGCCTGGGTCGCCAGCCCGTCGCTTGATCTGGGCGCCGAGCCGGTGCCGCTCTCAACTCTGGCACGCTGGCCGATCATCACCTATCCGCGCAACACCAGGCCCTATATCGCGATCCGCGAGATGATGACGCGTCACGACATGCCAGCACTGCGGATGTATGGCAATGCATCACTCTCCACCATCGTCCGCATGACACTGGATGGCATCGGTATCTCGGCGATTCCGCCGCTGATCATCCGGCGCGAACTGACGGAAAAGCGCCTGCGTGTGGTGAAGGCGGAACAGAATCTGCCCGATCTGAATTTCCATGCCTGCTATCCGGTCAAACCCGACAGCTATCTGGCCGAAGCGGTGACCGAGATTGCGCGCGAGATGGCGCAGGCGGAAGCACGTCGGCGCGAAAAGAGGCAGAAGTAA
- a CDS encoding 3-keto-5-aminohexanoate cleavage protein yields the protein MTPAIIAVAPNGARKLKPDHPAVPLSADELGLCAAQCLEAGATMIHLHVREPGSGKHSLDADLYRAAIRAVRREAGDDLIIQATSEAAGVYDRHQQMAAMRALMPEACSLAVREILPDEAADKEGSAFLTELYKAGVMMQYILYADTDVQRFHELKARGIIPGDKHFVLFVLGRYTAGQKSEPVDLLPFLHDWSNTDGDFAVCAFGAKESACALTALGLNGHARLGFENNMLLSDGSTAPDNAALIRQTVQAAGVMGRSIADVKTARAYLAALR from the coding sequence ATGACGCCTGCCATCATCGCCGTCGCCCCGAATGGTGCCCGCAAACTGAAGCCCGACCATCCGGCGGTGCCGCTGAGCGCTGATGAACTCGGCCTCTGCGCCGCGCAGTGCCTGGAGGCCGGCGCCACAATGATCCACCTGCATGTGCGCGAGCCCGGCAGCGGCAAACATTCGCTGGATGCCGATCTCTATCGCGCCGCCATCAGGGCGGTGCGGCGCGAGGCCGGCGATGACCTGATCATCCAAGCCACGTCAGAAGCCGCTGGCGTGTATGACCGCCACCAGCAGATGGCGGCGATGCGCGCCCTGATGCCGGAAGCCTGCAGTCTCGCCGTGCGAGAGATCCTGCCCGATGAGGCGGCAGACAAGGAAGGCAGCGCTTTCCTGACCGAACTCTACAAGGCCGGCGTGATGATGCAGTACATCCTCTACGCCGATACGGATGTGCAGCGGTTTCACGAACTGAAAGCGCGCGGCATCATTCCGGGCGACAAGCATTTCGTGCTGTTCGTGCTCGGCCGCTATACGGCAGGGCAGAAGTCCGAACCGGTCGACCTGCTGCCTTTCCTGCACGACTGGAGCAATACGGATGGCGATTTCGCCGTCTGTGCTTTCGGCGCGAAGGAGTCGGCCTGCGCCTTGACTGCGCTCGGCCTCAACGGCCATGCGCGATTGGGTTTCGAGAACAACATGCTGCTGAGCGACGGCAGCACCGCGCCCGACAATGCGGCCCTGATCCGCCAGACCGTGCAGGCGGCCGGCGTGATGGGTCGCAGCATCGCCGACGTGAAGACGGCGCGGGCGTATCTGGCGGCGCTGCGCTAA
- a CDS encoding TAXI family TRAP transporter solute-binding subunit has protein sequence MLFGTKHLAIGAFGAAVLAALPGASMAQQKFVTIGTGGVTGVYYAAGGAICRLLNKDRKAHGIRCSVESTGGSGYNINTIKAGELDFGAAQSDVHYQAFKGVGPFKDAGEFKDLRSVFSIHPEPFTVLARKEANITKFEDFKGKRFNVGNPGSGTRGSMEQLLATMGWKLTDFSLASELKADEHGPALCDNKIDGFFYGVGHPSANIQDPTTTCGAKLVSLTGPAVDKLVAENSYFAKATIPAGLYNNNPQATQTYGVLATIVSSTKVDTETVYQLVKAVYENFDEFKKLHPAFANLDQKAMIKDGNSAPLHDGAVKYYKEKGLM, from the coding sequence ATGCTGTTTGGAACCAAGCACCTCGCGATCGGTGCTTTCGGCGCGGCCGTTCTGGCTGCCCTGCCCGGCGCCAGCATGGCGCAGCAGAAGTTCGTCACCATCGGCACCGGCGGCGTGACCGGCGTGTACTACGCGGCCGGCGGCGCGATCTGCCGCCTGCTGAACAAGGACCGCAAGGCCCATGGCATCCGTTGCTCGGTCGAATCGACCGGCGGTTCGGGCTACAATATCAACACGATCAAGGCCGGCGAGCTGGATTTCGGCGCCGCCCAGTCTGACGTGCATTATCAGGCCTTCAAGGGCGTTGGCCCGTTCAAGGATGCCGGCGAGTTCAAGGATCTGCGCTCGGTCTTCTCGATCCATCCGGAGCCGTTCACGGTGCTGGCCCGCAAGGAAGCCAACATCACCAAGTTTGAAGACTTCAAGGGTAAGCGTTTCAACGTCGGTAATCCGGGTTCGGGTACCCGCGGCTCGATGGAGCAGCTGCTTGCCACGATGGGCTGGAAGCTGACCGACTTCTCGCTCGCCTCCGAGCTGAAGGCTGACGAACACGGCCCCGCGCTGTGCGACAACAAGATCGACGGCTTCTTCTACGGCGTCGGCCACCCCTCGGCCAACATCCAGGACCCGACCACCACCTGCGGCGCCAAGCTGGTTTCGCTGACCGGCCCGGCCGTCGACAAGCTGGTGGCCGAGAATTCCTACTTCGCCAAGGCCACGATCCCGGCCGGCCTGTACAACAACAACCCGCAGGCGACGCAGACCTATGGCGTGCTCGCCACCATCGTCAGCTCGACCAAGGTTGACACTGAAACGGTCTATCAGCTGGTGAAGGCGGTTTACGAGAACTTCGACGAATTCAAGAAGCTGCACCCGGCTTTCGCCAACCTGGACCAGAAGGCGATGATCAAGGACGGCAACTCGGCCCCGCTGCATGACGGCGCCGTGAAGTACTACAAGGAAAAGGGCCTGATGTAA
- a CDS encoding putative hydro-lyase, which produces MNAMASGKIYGSGREARLAIRSGEHRGQTAGIAPGFVQGNLAILPKALADDFFRFCQFNPKPCPLIGASEPGDPRIPALAEDLDIRTDLPLYRVWRDGKLVEEVPDLKAVWRDDLVAFLIGCSFSFEEALVEDGIDLRHISAGTNVPMYRTNIDTVPAGPFHGPLVVSMRPLKPADAIRAVQITSRFPAVHGAPVHLGKPELLGIKDIAKPDYGDPVEVKADELPVFWACGVTPQSVIATVKPDFCITHAPGHMLVTDLKNSRLAIL; this is translated from the coding sequence ATGAACGCAATGGCGTCGGGTAAGATTTATGGCAGCGGCCGCGAGGCCCGGCTGGCCATTCGCAGCGGCGAACATCGCGGCCAGACCGCCGGTATTGCCCCGGGTTTCGTGCAGGGCAACTTGGCCATCCTGCCCAAGGCGCTGGCGGACGACTTCTTCCGCTTCTGCCAGTTCAATCCCAAACCCTGCCCGCTGATCGGTGCCTCTGAGCCGGGCGATCCGCGGATCCCGGCGCTGGCCGAGGACCTCGATATCCGTACCGACCTGCCGCTCTATCGCGTCTGGCGCGACGGCAAGCTGGTCGAGGAAGTGCCCGACCTGAAGGCCGTGTGGCGCGACGACCTAGTAGCGTTCCTGATCGGCTGCTCGTTTTCATTTGAAGAAGCGCTGGTCGAGGATGGCATCGACCTGCGCCACATCAGTGCCGGCACCAATGTGCCCATGTATCGCACCAACATCGACACCGTGCCGGCCGGGCCCTTCCATGGCCCGCTGGTGGTTTCCATGCGCCCGCTCAAACCCGCCGACGCGATCCGCGCGGTGCAGATCACCTCGCGTTTCCCGGCCGTGCATGGCGCGCCGGTGCATCTGGGCAAGCCCGAGCTGCTGGGCATCAAGGATATCGCGAAGCCCGACTACGGCGACCCGGTCGAGGTGAAGGCCGACGAACTGCCGGTCTTCTGGGCCTGTGGCGTCACGCCCCAGTCGGTGATCGCCACCGTGAAACCGGATTTCTGCATCACCCATGCGCCGGGCCACATGCTGGTGACCGATCTGAAGAACAGTCGCCTGGCGATCCTGTAA